The DNA sequence gatccccagtagtggggcgtgcaggaggcagccaatcaatgattctctgtcatcattgatgtttctatctctctatcccttcccttcctctctgaaatcaataaagaattatattttttttaaaaaaagaagaaaagaaaaaaccatgccaagtgaaagaagccagccacaaaaAGCCATTTAGTGTAGGATTCCATGTACGTGAACTGCCCAGAATAGCATTGAGACAGAAGGCAGATTAGTAGTTACCAGGGGTTGGGCACAGGGGAAGGGAGAGCGACTGCTTAATGGCTGTGGAGCTGTCTTTTGGGGGcgatgaaatgttctggaattagaaagTGGTAATAGTTGCACGATATTGTGAATTTACTAGATGCccctgaattgtacactttaaaatggttaaaatgttgAGTGTGTTATGTGTCTGTTATGTTTATGTCTATTTCCTACTACACAGGAAAAGAATTAGCTGGTGGGGTGAAGGGGGGCAGGTGTCCCCCTCCCAGAGGACACTGGGTAAGGGATGGAGCTCCttcagctgcctcccaggcccctttccaaactctcccctttccccaggcctggctggacACCCAGGATCGGTGCTTGGGTCACTATGTAACTGGAAAGTGGTTAAAGCCAGAAAACAGGAAATCAGTGCCTTGCCAGGATCCCATCACAGGTAGGAGGCGTCCCCTAGTCgttaggggagggagaggcaccCGTGCCCCTAGCCATACCCAGTCTTTGCTCAGGGCCCTGAGGGCAGGGAACAGCTGTCGAGGGAGGAGGCTGAGAGTTTTGGCTCCTCCTGATACTGATTATTCTAATATGGGCCCAAGTCCCTGTGGACACTTTTCGAAGTCACCACCTACTAAAATCCCTTCCTTAGCTTTGCACAGTGGCAGTATCATAGCCAATGAGGTTTATCCGAGGCAAGAttattgctaaaaaaataaaataaaataaaatcccttcCTTGCCTGCGGATGCCATCAGAGCAAGGACCAATGGATTTATCCCCATTGGTCAGATGACAAACCTGAGACCCTCAGCAGGGCTGGGGACCAGCTTTACTGCCCCGGAAATCTTAGCTCCCAGGCCCCGGAAATCTTAGCCCCCGTGGTTCTGACACAGTTTCCCCCCTCTTCAATCTGGGTTCCCCCCCCCATCTGTCTCCGCAGGAGAGAACTTGGCCAGCTGCCTCCAGGCACAGGCTGAGGATGTGGCGGCAGCcgcagaggcagccagggccgCGTTGGAGAACTGGAGCGGCCTCCCCGGAGCCTCTCGGGCCAAACACCTGACCAGGTGATGCAGTTGAGGTGTGgacccagggaggtggggaaggactGAGAACAAAGACTCTAGTTCCCAACATCCCACTGGATTCATTGGCCGCCAAGGTTCGTGTTCCCAGCATGCCTTTTGGCCTTTAGTCCCATCTATTCGGACTAGTAATAACAAAACCTCTGTTTCCCCCGAAAGAATATCCTTGGAGCTCATTGGGACTCCATTTCTCAGCAGCTCATTGGGACTGGTGGAGCCCCAAAGTCCATTTCCCAGCACCCTCCTGGGGCAGCTAGAGACAAAGATTCCATTTCCCAAAATGTTTGAGATTAGAGGTaagccccagcagctccagggttACAGGTGGCCAAAATCTTTGCACAGCAGCCTCAGGATTTGTTTTCCTGGACTACATTTCCCATAAATCTCTAGTGTTCTCTACCCCTGGTAAATGGGGATGTCCCAGGGGTTCATGGGGAATATTGTAGTCCAGGTAAATGGGGTGTGTTTCAAGATCCTTTCAGGCTCAGGGGTACTGGGAAATGACCGGCCCCCTCGCTTTCTCCACAGGCTGGCCAAGATGATCCAGAAGCACCAGCGGCTGCTGTGGACCCTGGAATCCCTGGTTACTGGGCGGGCTGTGCGAGAGGTTCGGGACAGGGATGTCCCGCTGGCCCAGCAGCTGCTCCAGTACCATGCAGTTCAGGCACACATCCAGGAGGAGGCGCTGGCAGGCTGGGAGCCCATGGGTGAGGGGCATGAGTCCCGGCCCCCAGCCCTCTCTTTCATCAGGGCCCACCAGTGCCTGTCCCAGTCACCTCATTTGTTCTTGCAGGAGTAATTGGTCTCATCTTGCCACCCACATTTTCCTTCCTTGAGATGATGTGGAGGAtttgccctgccctggctgtGGGTAAATgatgggctgggggcctggacccctgggtctgagggaggaggggctgggggcctggacccctgggtctgagggaggaggggctgggggcctggactcctgggtctgagggaggaggggctgggggcctggactcctgggtctgagggaggaggggccgggggcctggacccctgagtctgagggaggaggggctgggggcctggactcctgggtctgagggaggaggggctgggggcctggacccctgagtctgagggaggaggggctgggggcctggacccctaagtctgagggaggaggggctaggggcctggactcctgggtctgtgggaggaggggctgggggcctggactcctgagtctgagggaggaggggctgggggcctggacccctgggtctgagggaggaagggctgggggcctggactcctgggtctgagggaggaggggctgggggcctggactcctgggtctgagggaggaggaggctgggacctggactcctgggtctgagggaggaggggctgggacctggaCTCTTGAGTCCTTGAGTTGCCCGCCTTCCCCAGGCTGCACTGTGGTGGTCCTCGTGCCCCCGGCCTCCCCAacgcccctcctcctggcccagctGGCCGGGGAACTGGGCCAATTCCCAGGAATCCTCAACGTGCTCatgggccctgcctccctggcgCCCGTCCTTGCCTCCCAGCCCGGGGTCCAGAAGGTGGCCTTCTGCGGAGCCATCGAGGTATCTTCCGGGCTAGGAGGGcgacagggcagggctggggtccaGAAGGTTTTCTCCCCTCTGAACCCCTGGGGTGTGGGGTTCCCTCAGGAAGGACGCGTCCTTCGGCGGACCCTGGCGGGCATGGGTCCCGAGCTGGGCCTGGCACTGGGGACCGAATCGCTGCTGCTGCTGACGGAGGCGGCCGATGTGGACTCAGCCGTGGAGGGCGTCGTGGATGCAGCCTGGTCGGACCGCAGCCCGGTGAGACCCTCGCGCTGGTGTCCCCTGAGGTCCTGAGGGCTGTGCGTGTCTGTCTCCAGACCTTGGGGCTCCGCGTCTCTGTTCAGTTTTCAGTCCCAGAGCTATCTTTACACCATGGCGTGCGGGACTCATCACCTCCGATTTCCGGAGCTCCCTGCCCGGCTCCCCTGGTCTTTCGGGGCCTGGCCTGTCTCTTGCTCCCTAATACCCCTCACTGTTCTGGGTGTTCCTGTCCCTGGTTTCCCAACCTCTGTCTTTACTCTGAATGACCAGCTTTCTGGAACTCCACCTTCTGCCTGGGGTCCGGGGCCTCGGAGAGTCTCCAGGGTCCTTGGCCACTTCCCCGGACCCTCCTTTGATCTCTGCATGCGTGTCCCCGAGTCTCAGCCCTCTGTGGGAGCCTGTCCCCACACATGGCCCCTGACATCCCTTTTCCTAACAGGGGGGCCTCAGGCTCCTCATCCAGGAGTCTGTGTGGGATGAGGCGATGAGGCGGCTCCAGGTGCGGATGGCGCGGCTCTGGGGAGGCCGAGGGCTAGACGGGGCCGTGGACATGGGGGCCCGAGGGGCTGCTGCACGTGACCTGGCCCAGCGGTATGTGCGAGAGGCCCAGAGCCAGGGTGCACAGGTGAGCCAGGGGTGCAGGCTGCAGGGTGCCGGGGGAGGAGGcacctgggtctgagggaggaggtgctgggggcctgggcttcTGGGTTCCTGGGAGGAGGCACCTGGGAATGGACTTCTAGTAGATCTGTTTCTTTCTCCCAGGTGTTCCAGGCTGGCGATGTGCCCCTAGACAGCCCGTTCTTCCCCCCAACCTTGGTCTCTGACCTGCCCCCATCCTCCCCGTGTGCCCAGGCAGAGGTGAGCCCCTTCGTGTCCAAGAGATCCTACTCCATCCACCCATCTGCACCCAGACGTGGGCCACAGCAGAGGCCCTGGGCGACCCCTTGGCCTGGGTCTGGGGCTGCTGACTGCTGGGCGCTGGTCCCCTAGTGGGGGCGGGTGTAGGAGGGCGGGGTCGGCAGGCTGCTTCAACTCACTGTCACCTTCCAGGTACCATGGCCTCTGGTCGTGGCCTCCCCGTTCCGCACAGCCAAGGAGGCACTGGCCGTGGCCAACGGGACGCCCCGAGGAGGCAGTGCCAGTGTGTGGAgtgagaggctggggcaggcccTGGAGCTGGGCTACGGGTCAGTGGCACCCATGGGGCACAGGCAGCGGCCCGTGGGGAGGGCCTGTGCCTCAGTCTTCATGCCTCCGACTCTGACTCTCCACCCCCCAactccctgcttttctctctgatGCCCCGTCTCCCCACAGGCTCCGGGTGGGCACAGTCTGGATCAACGCCCACGGCCTCAGAGACCCTGCGGTGCCCACGGGCGGCTGCAAGGAGAGTGGGTCTTCCTGGCACGGGGGCCTGGATGTGAGTGTCCCCTCCCGCCGCCACCGTCGGCACCCTCTCTCAGCCTTGTGCCCGCCCTGCACCCTCCTAACACTTCCCTCTCACAGGGTCTGTATGAG is a window from the Eptesicus fuscus isolate TK198812 chromosome 21, DD_ASM_mEF_20220401, whole genome shotgun sequence genome containing:
- the ALDH16A1 gene encoding aldehyde dehydrogenase family 16 member A1 isoform X2, producing the protein MRAGENLASCLQAQAEDVAAAAEAARAALENWSGLPGASRAKHLTRLAKMIQKHQRLLWTLESLVTGRAVREVRDRDVPLAQQLLQYHAVQAHIQEEALAGWEPMGVIGLILPPTFSFLEMMWRICPALAVGCTVVVLVPPASPTPLLLAQLAGELGQFPGILNVLMGPASLAPVLASQPGVQKVAFCGAIEEGRVLRRTLAGMGPELGLALGTESLLLLTEAADVDSAVEGVVDAAWSDRSPGGLRLLIQESVWDEAMRRLQVRMARLWGGRGLDGAVDMGARGAAARDLAQRYVREAQSQGAQVFQAGDVPLDSPFFPPTLVSDLPPSSPCAQAEVPWPLVVASPFRTAKEALAVANGTPRGGSASVWSERLGQALELGYGLRVGTVWINAHGLRDPAVPTGGCKESGSSWHGGLDGLYEYLRPAGTPARLPYLSENLNYDTFGLAVPSTLPAGPETGPSPAPPYGLFVGGRFQAPGARSSRPIRDSQGNVHGYVAEGGAKDIRVAVEAAHQAAPGWVGQSPGARAALLWALAAALERREPTLALRLERHGVELKAAKAEVELSVRRLRAWGARAHAQCHSLQVAELRGPVLRLREPLGVLAIVCPDNWPLLAFVSLLAPALAHGNTVVLVPSETCPIPALEVCQDMATLLPAGLVNVVTGDRDHLTRCLALHQDVQALWYFGSAQGSQFVEWASAGNLKPVWVKRGCPQAWDQEAEGAGPELELRAARTKALWLPMGD
- the ALDH16A1 gene encoding aldehyde dehydrogenase family 16 member A1 isoform X1; translation: MAATRAESRAREIFATLEYGPAPESHACALAWLDTQDRCLGHYVTGKWLKPENRKSVPCQDPITGENLASCLQAQAEDVAAAAEAARAALENWSGLPGASRAKHLTRLAKMIQKHQRLLWTLESLVTGRAVREVRDRDVPLAQQLLQYHAVQAHIQEEALAGWEPMGVIGLILPPTFSFLEMMWRICPALAVGCTVVVLVPPASPTPLLLAQLAGELGQFPGILNVLMGPASLAPVLASQPGVQKVAFCGAIEEGRVLRRTLAGMGPELGLALGTESLLLLTEAADVDSAVEGVVDAAWSDRSPGGLRLLIQESVWDEAMRRLQVRMARLWGGRGLDGAVDMGARGAAARDLAQRYVREAQSQGAQVFQAGDVPLDSPFFPPTLVSDLPPSSPCAQAEVPWPLVVASPFRTAKEALAVANGTPRGGSASVWSERLGQALELGYGLRVGTVWINAHGLRDPAVPTGGCKESGSSWHGGLDGLYEYLRPAGTPARLPYLSENLNYDTFGLAVPSTLPAGPETGPSPAPPYGLFVGGRFQAPGARSSRPIRDSQGNVHGYVAEGGAKDIRVAVEAAHQAAPGWVGQSPGARAALLWALAAALERREPTLALRLERHGVELKAAKAEVELSVRRLRAWGARAHAQCHSLQVAELRGPVLRLREPLGVLAIVCPDNWPLLAFVSLLAPALAHGNTVVLVPSETCPIPALEVCQDMATLLPAGLVNVVTGDRDHLTRCLALHQDVQALWYFGSAQGSQFVEWASAGNLKPVWVKRGCPQAWDQEAEGAGPELELRAARTKALWLPMGD